From Acidihalobacter aeolianus, a single genomic window includes:
- the nuoL gene encoding NADH-quinone oxidoreductase subunit L — protein sequence MEAVYLAIPLAPLIGAVIAGLFGRAIGRTASHTVTTGSVALAFVLSLWVFKRLVFDGAPAFDGDVYTWMSAGGYHFSIGFLIDRLSVLMMVVVTFVSLMVHIYTIGYMGHDEELWPEDSHPRETTYQRFFSYISLFTFAMLMLVMANNFLQLFFGWEAVGLVSYLLIGFYTFRESAIYANLKAFLVNRVGDFGFLLGIAAVYMYTGSLNYREVFAQAPSLVHQTMSILPGDPWSVPTVIAILLFIGAMGKSAQVPLHVWLPDSMEGPTPISALIHAATMVTAGIFMVSRMSPIYELSTTALSVVLVIGSLTAFFMGLIGIVQNDIKRVIAYSTLSQLGYMTAALGASAYAAGMFHLVTHAFFKSLLFLAAGSVIMAMHHEQDIRKMGGLRRYMPITYVTSLIGSLALIGFPGFSGFFSKDTIIEAVHEAHLPGATLAYWLLLLGVLVTALYTFRSFFLVFHGQERMDEHTRAHLRESPKVVTIPLILLAIPAFGAGYFIHPILFGDYFRQTIEVLPAHNVLAELGRHYHGALAMIVHGLFTAPFALSMLGVGITAFIYLYRPDLAAVIKERAHAIWRVLDEKYGFDTFNDKVFAGGGRVVGRLLWRVGDAFVIDGLVVNGAAKVIGWTSARVRHIQTGYLYHYSFAMIIGLLVLLSWFVFL from the coding sequence ATGGAAGCCGTGTACCTTGCCATTCCGCTTGCCCCGCTGATCGGTGCCGTGATCGCAGGTCTGTTCGGCCGCGCGATCGGCCGCACAGCCTCACACACGGTGACGACAGGCAGCGTGGCGCTGGCCTTCGTGTTGTCGCTGTGGGTGTTCAAGCGTCTTGTTTTCGACGGTGCTCCTGCCTTCGACGGTGACGTCTACACCTGGATGTCAGCGGGCGGATACCATTTCTCCATCGGCTTTCTGATCGATCGCCTGAGCGTCTTGATGATGGTCGTGGTGACCTTTGTTTCGCTGATGGTGCACATCTATACGATCGGCTACATGGGACATGACGAAGAGTTGTGGCCCGAGGACAGCCATCCGCGGGAAACCACCTACCAGCGTTTCTTCAGCTACATCTCGTTGTTTACGTTTGCCATGCTCATGCTGGTCATGGCGAACAACTTCCTGCAGCTTTTCTTCGGCTGGGAGGCCGTGGGTCTGGTTTCCTACCTGCTTATCGGCTTCTACACCTTCAGGGAATCGGCGATCTACGCGAACCTGAAGGCGTTCCTGGTCAACCGCGTTGGAGACTTCGGCTTTTTGCTCGGGATTGCTGCCGTGTACATGTATACGGGCAGCCTGAATTACCGCGAGGTGTTCGCCCAGGCCCCGTCGCTGGTGCACCAGACGATGTCGATCCTGCCCGGCGATCCCTGGTCGGTGCCCACAGTGATTGCCATCCTGCTGTTCATCGGCGCCATGGGCAAGTCCGCGCAGGTACCGTTGCACGTCTGGCTGCCTGACTCCATGGAGGGTCCGACCCCGATCTCCGCGCTGATCCACGCCGCGACGATGGTGACCGCAGGCATCTTCATGGTCAGCCGCATGTCGCCGATCTATGAACTCAGCACCACTGCCTTGAGTGTCGTTCTGGTCATCGGTTCGCTGACCGCGTTTTTCATGGGCCTGATCGGCATCGTGCAGAACGACATCAAGCGCGTCATCGCCTATTCGACGCTGTCCCAGCTCGGCTATATGACGGCCGCGCTCGGCGCCTCCGCCTATGCCGCAGGCATGTTCCATCTGGTGACGCATGCCTTCTTCAAGTCACTGCTGTTCCTTGCTGCCGGCTCGGTCATCATGGCCATGCATCATGAGCAGGACATCCGCAAGATGGGTGGTCTGCGACGCTACATGCCGATTACCTACGTGACCTCGCTGATTGGCTCACTGGCGCTGATCGGATTCCCGGGTTTTTCGGGATTCTTCTCGAAGGACACGATCATCGAAGCCGTACACGAGGCCCACCTGCCGGGCGCCACGCTCGCCTACTGGCTGCTGCTGCTCGGCGTGCTCGTCACGGCGCTTTACACCTTCCGTTCGTTTTTCCTGGTTTTCCACGGTCAGGAGCGGATGGACGAGCATACCCGCGCGCATCTTCGCGAATCGCCCAAGGTGGTCACGATCCCGCTGATCCTGTTGGCCATACCGGCATTCGGTGCAGGCTATTTCATCCATCCGATACTGTTCGGCGATTATTTCAGGCAAACGATCGAGGTGCTTCCGGCACACAACGTGCTCGCCGAGCTGGGCCGTCATTACCACGGTGCGCTGGCAATGATCGTGCACGGTCTGTTTACCGCGCCTTTCGCCCTGTCGATGCTCGGTGTCGGCATTACCGCATTCATTTATCTCTACCGTCCCGATCTGGCCGCCGTAATCAAGGAGAGGGCACACGCCATCTGGCGCGTGCTTGACGAAAAGTACGGTTTCGATACCTTCAACGACAAGGTCTTCGCCGGCGGCGGCCGGGTCGTCGGGCGTCTGCTTTGGCGAGTCGGCGATGCCTTCGTCATCGATGGCCTGGTCGTCAATGGCGCGGCCAAGGTGATCGGCTGGACGTCCGCACGCGTGCGGCATATTCAGACCGGATATTTGTACCACTACAGCTTCGCCATGATTATTGGATTACTGGTGTTGCTGAGCTGGTTTGTTTTCCTTTAG
- the nuoK gene encoding NADH-quinone oxidoreductase subunit NuoK: MPTLSNYLVVGAILFSLAVAGIFINRKNVIVLLMCVELMLLAVNTNFIAFSHFQQNVAGQVFVFFILTVAAAEAAIGLAILVVLFRNRRTINVSDLDDMKG, from the coding sequence ATGCCCACACTATCGAACTATCTGGTCGTCGGAGCGATTCTGTTTTCGCTGGCTGTTGCGGGGATTTTCATTAACCGCAAAAACGTCATCGTCCTGCTCATGTGCGTCGAACTGATGTTGCTCGCGGTGAATACGAATTTCATCGCCTTCTCGCATTTTCAGCAAAACGTCGCCGGACAGGTATTCGTGTTCTTCATTTTGACCGTGGCTGCAGCCGAAGCGGCAATCGGTCTCGCCATTCTGGTCGTTTTGTTCCGTAACCGCCGCACGATCAACGTCAGTGATCTGGACGATATGAAGGGGTAG
- a CDS encoding NADH-quinone oxidoreductase subunit J, giving the protein MTFLQFVFYFFSALTILSALGMIVSRNPVHAVLFLVFAFFNTAALWITMQAEFLGIVLVLVYVGAVMVLFLFVVMMLDINVARMREGFTRFLPLGVVVALVMVVEMGLVVGAHNFQVHSAISHGPKVANTVALGEVLYTHYAYPFELAAVILLIAIISAIALTFRRRVDTKYQRPERQINVNRNERVRMVDMPAEKKQ; this is encoded by the coding sequence ATGACGTTCCTGCAATTCGTCTTTTACTTCTTTTCGGCACTGACGATCCTGTCTGCGCTGGGCATGATCGTGTCGCGCAACCCGGTGCATGCGGTGTTGTTTCTGGTCTTCGCATTTTTCAACACCGCGGCGCTGTGGATCACGATGCAGGCTGAATTTCTCGGCATCGTCCTCGTGTTGGTTTACGTGGGGGCGGTCATGGTGCTGTTCCTGTTCGTCGTCATGATGCTGGACATCAATGTGGCGCGCATGCGCGAAGGGTTTACGCGATTCCTGCCTTTGGGTGTGGTCGTGGCGTTGGTCATGGTCGTGGAAATGGGGCTGGTCGTCGGGGCGCACAATTTCCAGGTACACAGTGCCATATCGCATGGTCCCAAAGTGGCTAACACCGTCGCCTTGGGCGAAGTTCTATACACCCATTACGCATATCCCTTCGAACTGGCCGCCGTCATTCTGCTGATCGCGATCATTTCTGCGATCGCCCTGACTTTCCGTCGTCGCGTCGACACCAAGTACCAACGTCCCGAGCGGCAGATCAATGTCAATCGGAACGAGCGCGTCAGAATGGTGGACATGCCTGCCGAGAAGAAACAATGA
- the nuoI gene encoding NADH-quinone oxidoreductase subunit NuoI has protein sequence MRILKSFFKSYLLIELLRGLQLTGRYLFARKVTVQYPEEKTPQSFRFRGLHALRRYPNGEERCIACKLCEAVCPALAITIESDEREDGTRRTTRYDIDLFKCIYCGFCEESCPVDSIVETRVFEYHFEDRGEQIMTKEKLLAMGDKYEAEIAADRAADAPYR, from the coding sequence ATGCGAATCCTGAAGTCTTTTTTCAAAAGTTACCTGCTGATTGAGCTCTTGCGTGGCCTGCAGCTGACCGGGCGCTACCTCTTTGCGCGCAAGGTCACGGTGCAGTACCCGGAAGAGAAGACTCCTCAATCGTTCCGTTTCCGTGGGCTGCATGCCTTGCGCCGATACCCCAATGGTGAGGAGCGTTGCATCGCCTGCAAACTCTGCGAAGCCGTATGCCCGGCGCTGGCAATCACCATCGAATCGGATGAACGCGAGGACGGCACTCGGCGAACGACGCGCTACGACATCGATCTGTTCAAGTGCATCTACTGCGGTTTCTGCGAGGAATCCTGCCCAGTGGATTCGATCGTGGAGACCCGGGTTTTCGAGTATCACTTCGAAGACCGTGGGGAGCAGATCATGACCAAGGAAAAGCTCCTGGCCATGGGCGACAAGTACGAGGCTGAGATCGCAGCCGACCGCGCAGCCGATGCGCCGTATCGATAA
- the nuoH gene encoding NADH-quinone oxidoreductase subunit NuoH has product MNALYGIWSAVPADLQVLIVILLKIVAIVVPLLISVAYFTLAERKVIGYIQVRIGPNRVGPRGALQPIADALKLMMKEVIVPTQANRFLFFVAPLLAIAPALAAWAVIPFGDGMVLADVNAGLLYILAITSIGVYGIVLAGWASNSKYALLGALRSAAQIVAYEIAMGFALVGVLMASGSLNLGDIVTAQSGGVLHWYWLPLLPLLMVYLISGVAETNRAPFDVAEGESEIVAGFHVEYSGMAFAIFFLAEYANMILVSALTAVLFFGGWLSPFGSWGSHLPYIGVLLGNGIQWLLIKTAFFMFLFLWFRATFPRYRYDQIMRLGWKVLIPVTLVWIGVEGVAVALHLSPWFARGA; this is encoded by the coding sequence ATGAACGCGTTGTACGGAATCTGGTCCGCGGTTCCTGCCGATCTGCAAGTCTTGATCGTGATATTGCTCAAGATCGTGGCCATCGTTGTTCCACTGTTGATCAGTGTGGCCTATTTCACCCTCGCCGAACGCAAGGTGATCGGTTACATCCAGGTGCGCATCGGGCCGAATCGCGTGGGTCCTCGCGGGGCGCTGCAACCCATTGCCGATGCCCTCAAACTGATGATGAAAGAGGTGATCGTTCCCACCCAGGCGAATCGCTTTCTGTTCTTCGTGGCTCCGTTGCTGGCTATTGCCCCGGCACTGGCTGCCTGGGCTGTCATACCCTTCGGCGACGGCATGGTCCTTGCCGACGTGAACGCGGGCCTGCTGTACATACTTGCGATCACCTCCATCGGTGTTTACGGGATCGTTCTGGCAGGATGGGCCTCCAATTCGAAGTACGCGCTACTTGGCGCACTACGTTCGGCTGCGCAGATCGTGGCTTACGAAATCGCCATGGGTTTCGCGCTCGTCGGCGTGCTGATGGCCAGCGGCAGCCTCAATCTGGGAGATATCGTTACTGCGCAGTCCGGAGGGGTTCTGCACTGGTACTGGCTGCCCTTGCTCCCTCTGCTCATGGTCTACCTGATTTCAGGAGTGGCGGAAACCAACCGCGCACCATTCGATGTGGCTGAAGGCGAGTCGGAAATCGTTGCCGGTTTCCATGTCGAATATTCGGGCATGGCTTTCGCCATTTTCTTCCTCGCGGAATACGCCAACATGATTTTGGTGTCGGCGCTTACGGCAGTGCTGTTTTTTGGTGGCTGGTTGTCGCCATTCGGTAGCTGGGGGTCTCACCTGCCTTACATCGGTGTTCTGCTGGGCAATGGTATCCAGTGGCTGCTCATCAAGACCGCATTCTTCATGTTTTTGTTTCTCTGGTTTCGTGCGACGTTCCCCCGCTATCGCTACGACCAGATCATGCGCCTGGGCTGGAAGGTGCTGATTCCGGTGACCCTGGTGTGGATCGGCGTCGAAGGTGTTGCCGTTGCGTTGCATCTGTCGCCGTGGTTCGCGAGAGGGGCATAA